Proteins found in one Arthrobacter sp. U41 genomic segment:
- a CDS encoding xylulokinase, translated as MSLVAGVDSSTQSCKLVILDSGSGALVREGRAGHPEGTEIHPDLWWHALAAAIDDAGGLADVKALSVGGQQHGMVLLDVEGNVVRPALLWNDTRSAGAAADLAAEVGAGEYARRTGLVPVASFTVTKIRWVRDHEPESGSRVAAVVLPHDWLTWRLRGYGPAGSSALGPNLEELTTDRSDASGTGYWSPALGTYDFDLFRLAFGRKARQAMPGQSAEATPDTVILPRVLGPSDSAGHIHPDCFSASTFNSDRSPHVDLGNEIILGAGAGDNAAAALGLGVQPGDVVLSVGTSGTVFAVDATPGQDASGTVSCFADASGGYLPIAVTLNAARVLSSIAAVLDVDFDGLSELALKAEPGSGGVVLVPYLEGERTPNLPHAKASFHGLSISSMTRSNMARASIEGMLCGLAGGLDALRALGGPARRLLMIGGAVQNPAVQHIAAQVFDLPVVVPSQGEYVARGAAVQAAWVLAGSRPDWPVPVDAAPEPDYRGIISRNYKRASAQNDTGS; from the coding sequence ATGTCACTGGTTGCCGGCGTGGATTCCTCCACGCAAAGCTGCAAGTTGGTCATACTCGATTCAGGGAGTGGAGCCCTGGTCCGCGAGGGCCGCGCCGGCCACCCGGAAGGCACAGAGATCCACCCCGACCTCTGGTGGCACGCCCTCGCCGCGGCAATAGACGACGCCGGGGGGCTGGCCGACGTCAAAGCCCTCTCGGTCGGGGGACAACAGCACGGCATGGTCCTGCTTGACGTCGAAGGCAACGTGGTGCGTCCGGCCCTGCTCTGGAACGACACCCGCTCGGCAGGAGCCGCTGCTGACCTCGCCGCTGAGGTGGGCGCAGGGGAATATGCCCGCAGGACAGGTCTAGTCCCGGTGGCGTCATTTACAGTCACCAAGATTCGCTGGGTGCGGGACCACGAACCAGAGTCCGGGTCCCGCGTGGCGGCCGTGGTGTTGCCACACGACTGGCTTACCTGGCGACTCCGGGGTTACGGCCCCGCCGGATCTAGCGCCTTAGGGCCAAACCTAGAGGAGCTCACCACGGACCGCTCGGACGCAAGCGGCACCGGCTATTGGAGTCCAGCCCTTGGCACGTACGATTTCGATCTCTTCCGGCTGGCGTTCGGCCGGAAAGCACGGCAAGCCATGCCCGGCCAATCGGCGGAAGCGACACCCGATACTGTGATATTGCCGCGAGTTCTGGGGCCTTCAGACTCCGCCGGGCACATTCATCCCGACTGCTTCAGTGCCTCAACTTTCAATTCCGACAGAAGCCCCCACGTTGATCTTGGCAATGAAATCATACTCGGCGCGGGTGCAGGTGATAATGCGGCCGCTGCGCTTGGTCTGGGTGTCCAACCCGGAGATGTCGTGCTGTCGGTGGGCACCAGCGGCACGGTGTTCGCCGTCGACGCCACACCTGGGCAGGATGCGAGCGGAACGGTTTCGTGCTTTGCGGACGCCAGCGGAGGTTACCTGCCCATCGCCGTGACACTGAACGCTGCGCGGGTCTTAAGCTCTATCGCCGCAGTCCTTGACGTGGACTTCGACGGCCTCTCCGAGCTTGCCCTGAAGGCCGAACCCGGGTCGGGGGGCGTAGTGCTAGTGCCATATCTTGAAGGCGAACGTACGCCAAACCTGCCCCACGCCAAAGCCAGCTTCCACGGCCTGAGCATCTCCTCCATGACCAGAAGCAACATGGCCCGGGCATCGATCGAAGGCATGTTGTGCGGACTCGCCGGGGGGCTCGATGCTCTGCGCGCCCTGGGCGGTCCGGCGAGGCGGCTGCTGATGATTGGCGGGGCCGTGCAAAATCCAGCCGTACAGCACATCGCAGCGCAAGTCTTTGACCTCCCAGTTGTGGTCCCAAGCCAAGGCGAATACGTGGCGCGGGGCGCCGCGGTGCAGGCGGCTTGGGTGCTAGCGGGAAGTCGGCCAGATTGGCCTGTGCCTGTGGATGCTGCACCAGAGCCGGATTATCGCGGAATCATTAGCCGGAACTACAAACGGGCCAGTGCCCAAAATGACACCGGCAGTTGA
- a CDS encoding Gfo/Idh/MocA family protein: MTIETKPTLRVGMVGYSFMGAAHSHAWRTAPRFFDLPIRPELAVLAGRNGPAVKMAADRMGWADTETDWRRLIERDDIDLIDICTPGNMHAEIAIAALEAGKHVLCEKPLANSVEEARRMVSAADQAALGGAYAMCGFTYRRVPALALARTLVEQGRLGQIRHVRAQYLQDWLSDENAPLTWRLDKAASGSGSLGDLGAHIIDAAQFVTGQRIKGVSALLETFVDDRPIGGNFVGLGGQGDVGQDAKRGRVTVDDAAIFTARFEGGSIGVFEATRFALGRKNAMRLEINGSEGALAFDFEDMNVLHYFDGSENPQTAGFRRILVTEPVHPYVGNWWPAGHGLGYDHSFIHQTADLVAAIAAGEQPSPSFSDALQIQLVLDAVEVSGGANSCWRSV, encoded by the coding sequence ATGACGATTGAAACGAAGCCGACTTTGCGTGTCGGAATGGTTGGGTACTCCTTCATGGGGGCGGCGCATTCGCACGCATGGCGCACGGCTCCGAGATTCTTCGATCTTCCGATCCGTCCGGAACTGGCCGTACTTGCCGGGCGCAATGGGCCGGCGGTCAAAATGGCTGCAGATCGGATGGGATGGGCCGACACAGAGACGGACTGGCGCCGTTTGATAGAACGTGACGATATTGACCTCATCGACATCTGCACGCCAGGGAATATGCATGCAGAGATCGCAATCGCGGCGCTGGAAGCGGGTAAGCATGTGTTGTGCGAAAAACCGCTCGCAAATTCAGTTGAGGAGGCCAGACGAATGGTGTCCGCTGCAGATCAGGCCGCGCTGGGTGGAGCCTACGCAATGTGTGGTTTCACTTACCGGAGGGTTCCAGCCTTGGCCCTCGCGCGTACGCTGGTCGAGCAGGGACGGTTGGGACAGATCCGTCACGTACGGGCACAGTACCTTCAAGACTGGCTGTCAGACGAGAACGCGCCCCTGACCTGGCGTCTGGACAAGGCAGCTTCCGGATCCGGATCACTGGGAGACCTGGGCGCGCACATCATAGACGCGGCCCAGTTTGTCACAGGCCAACGAATCAAGGGTGTCTCCGCTCTACTTGAGACGTTCGTCGACGACCGGCCAATTGGTGGAAACTTCGTCGGTCTGGGTGGCCAAGGCGACGTCGGCCAGGACGCAAAGCGCGGTCGGGTAACCGTCGATGATGCCGCCATCTTCACCGCTAGATTCGAGGGTGGTTCCATTGGAGTCTTCGAAGCGACGCGGTTCGCATTGGGGCGCAAGAACGCAATGCGGCTGGAGATCAATGGCTCTGAGGGCGCACTTGCCTTTGACTTTGAGGACATGAATGTCCTGCACTATTTCGACGGTTCCGAAAACCCACAAACGGCAGGGTTCCGTCGCATTCTTGTCACGGAGCCTGTGCACCCATACGTAGGAAATTGGTGGCCGGCAGGCCACGGCCTGGGTTACGACCACAGCTTCATTCATCAGACGGCGGACCTGGTCGCAGCCATCGCCGCCGGAGAGCAGCCTTCACCGTCATTCTCCGATGCCCTGCAAATTCAGCTCGTCCTCGACGCAGTGGAAGTGAGTGGTGGCGCAAACTCTTGCTGGCGAAGTGTCTAG
- the xylA gene encoding xylose isomerase, with protein MTIQPTREDKFSFGLWTVGWEAQDQFGSATRPPLDTVEAVNRLSDLGAYGITFHDNDLFPFGCSIADRQREIDRLTGALKSTGMVVPMVTTNLFSHPVFKDGGFTSNDRGVRRFALRKVLENIDLAAELGAETFVMWGGREGSEYDAAKDIRGALERYREAVNLLGDYVTDKGYKIRFAIEPKPNEPRGDILLPTLGHALAFIETLERPELVGINPETGHEQMAGLNFTHGIAQALYQGKLFHIDLNGQRSIKFDQDLVFGHGDLQNAFSLVDLLENGGPDGGPAYHGPRHFDYKPSRTEDIDGVWDSAAANMQTYLLLKERAKAFRADPEVQAALQASRVAEINEPTLNPGEGHEQLRADRASYEDFDADAYFGGKGFGFVKLQQLFIEHLLGAR; from the coding sequence ATGACGATTCAGCCCACCCGTGAAGACAAGTTCTCGTTCGGTCTCTGGACCGTGGGCTGGGAGGCGCAGGATCAGTTCGGTTCCGCCACCCGCCCACCACTGGACACCGTTGAGGCCGTCAACCGCCTCAGTGACCTTGGTGCCTACGGCATCACATTCCATGACAACGATCTCTTCCCCTTCGGATGCTCCATAGCTGACCGGCAGCGGGAAATCGACCGTCTGACCGGAGCGCTGAAATCCACCGGCATGGTGGTGCCCATGGTGACCACCAATCTTTTCAGCCACCCAGTCTTCAAGGACGGGGGGTTCACGAGCAATGACCGCGGTGTGCGCCGCTTCGCCCTCCGCAAGGTTTTGGAGAACATCGACCTCGCCGCAGAGCTTGGCGCGGAAACTTTCGTCATGTGGGGCGGGCGCGAAGGCAGCGAGTATGACGCCGCCAAGGACATACGTGGTGCCCTGGAGCGCTACCGCGAAGCCGTGAACCTGCTGGGGGATTATGTCACGGACAAGGGATACAAAATCCGGTTCGCCATCGAACCGAAGCCCAACGAACCCCGCGGAGACATCCTGCTTCCGACGCTTGGCCACGCACTGGCATTCATCGAAACCCTCGAGCGGCCGGAATTGGTGGGCATCAACCCGGAAACCGGGCACGAGCAGATGGCCGGGCTGAACTTCACCCACGGCATAGCTCAGGCCCTTTACCAGGGCAAGCTCTTCCACATCGATCTCAACGGCCAGCGCAGCATCAAGTTCGACCAAGACCTGGTGTTCGGCCACGGTGACCTGCAGAACGCCTTCTCCCTGGTGGACCTGCTTGAAAACGGCGGGCCCGACGGCGGGCCGGCCTACCATGGCCCGCGCCACTTCGACTACAAGCCTAGCCGCACCGAGGACATCGACGGCGTGTGGGACTCCGCGGCCGCAAACATGCAGACCTACCTCCTGCTCAAGGAACGAGCCAAAGCCTTCCGCGCCGATCCCGAGGTCCAGGCAGCACTGCAGGCCTCGCGCGTGGCAGAAATCAACGAACCCACCCTCAACCCGGGAGAAGGGCACGAACAGCTCCGTGCCGACCGCGCCTCCTACGAGGACTTCGACGCCGACGCGTACTTCGGCGGCAAGGGCTTCGGATTCGTAAAGCTGCAGCAGCTCTTCATCGAGCATCTGCTCGGCGCGCGCTGA